The following proteins are co-located in the Legionella busanensis genome:
- the rpmB gene encoding 50S ribosomal protein L28, whose protein sequence is MSRVCQVTGKRPMTGHNVSHANNKTKRRFLPNIQQHRFWVEEENRFVTLKVSMKGMRIIDKLGIKAVIDNLREKGEKV, encoded by the coding sequence ATGTCAAGAGTATGTCAAGTTACTGGCAAGCGGCCCATGACTGGTCATAATGTATCACACGCCAATAATAAAACTAAAAGACGTTTTTTACCTAATATTCAACAACATCGCTTTTGGGTTGAAGAAGAGAATCGCTTTGTCACTTTAAAAGTAAGTATGAAAGGTATGCGTATTATCGATAAGCTTGGTATTAAAGCCGTTATCGATAATTTAAGAGAAAAAGGCGAAAAAGTCTAA
- a CDS encoding ankyrin repeat domain-containing protein → MDMFNELAQHLENIDDFKEFINHQLELDMEFLSRAYWFNGQQVSIVNYLIQQHDKENKNLIEFIRVILDKKIDIYLHQPFHLLLKLGKVDLLPDFLARLPSFILDNGLNRQVRNDLGFNITYKQVLSSYDVNGQTILSYAINLGDVDTFSTIMKLKLDINQASEIKLQGGVTGFLQPLQQAIAANFPEAVSKLLDAGACADNLSLDVKDTALLLAAHSGAIDVLKMLLNHPKTSSLCQKELNYRNNDGYTAIDLLCLRLQENIAPKQALQGIAILLCHGATTPSTEAFRNLLNKHRVDLVKAVKSYTIEDNHSSLPFLRASHDKNNALHNIIYTNKTWSYSVKKFFGISDRLAFKCEKLALADSNKPELDHDEKLFAFFVKRYKESIKRATIYSPWSEMLWHITTGQVNSWEGVCQYANEHPKTRTARIVAEMTKKQPEVYVSLMEEDSLIEQSLGSKL, encoded by the coding sequence ATGGATATGTTTAATGAGTTGGCGCAGCATCTAGAAAATATTGATGATTTCAAGGAATTCATTAATCATCAGTTAGAATTAGATATGGAGTTTTTGTCTCGTGCTTATTGGTTTAACGGGCAACAAGTTTCTATAGTAAATTATCTAATTCAGCAACATGATAAAGAAAATAAAAATTTAATAGAATTTATTCGAGTTATTTTAGATAAAAAAATAGATATTTATTTACATCAGCCATTTCATCTATTATTAAAACTTGGCAAGGTAGATTTATTACCAGATTTTTTAGCTCGTTTACCCTCATTTATTCTGGATAATGGTTTAAATAGGCAAGTAAGAAATGACTTGGGCTTTAATATAACTTATAAGCAAGTACTAAGTTCTTATGATGTAAATGGACAAACAATTTTATCCTACGCAATTAATTTAGGTGATGTTGACACGTTTTCTACAATTATGAAACTTAAATTAGATATTAATCAAGCAAGTGAAATTAAACTACAAGGGGGGGTGACGGGATTCTTACAACCACTTCAGCAGGCAATAGCCGCCAATTTTCCTGAGGCAGTAAGTAAGCTTTTAGATGCTGGCGCTTGCGCAGATAATCTTAGTTTAGATGTTAAAGACACGGCATTATTATTAGCGGCACATTCAGGTGCAATAGATGTATTAAAAATGTTACTCAATCATCCAAAAACAAGTTCACTTTGCCAAAAAGAACTTAATTATAGAAATAATGACGGCTATACAGCAATTGACTTATTATGCTTACGCTTACAAGAAAATATTGCTCCAAAACAAGCACTACAGGGTATTGCTATTTTACTGTGTCATGGTGCAACAACGCCATCTACAGAAGCGTTTAGAAATTTATTAAATAAACATCGCGTTGATTTAGTGAAAGCAGTAAAGAGCTATACAATAGAAGACAATCACTCAAGTCTTCCGTTTTTACGTGCTAGTCATGATAAAAATAACGCTCTTCATAATATTATTTATACTAATAAAACTTGGTCATACTCAGTAAAGAAATTTTTCGGTATTTCAGATCGCTTAGCATTTAAATGTGAAAAATTGGCGCTTGCTGATAGTAATAAGCCGGAGCTTGATCACGATGAAAAATTATTTGCCTTCTTTGTAAAAAGATACAAGGAAAGTATTAAGCGCGCTACTATCTATTCACCTTGGAGTGAAATGCTATGGCATATTACCACTGGGCAGGTTAATTCGTGGGAAGGTGTTTGTCAGTATGCAAATGAACATCCTAAAACTCGTACAGCACGTATTGTGGCTGAAATGACTAAGAAGCAACCAGAAGTCTATGTTAGTTTAATGGAAGAAGATTCGTTAATAGAGCAGTCATTAGGAAGCAAACTTTAA
- a CDS encoding type IV secretion protein IcmC, giving the protein MSGNIDLIAMLGNLSRSLFPVQSVIVGIAYMLGILFFITALQKLRKIGDERANSSSQESIFVPMAYILLGAALLFLPSALEALSNTTFGVGNVLSYTDYNKNSVFGSIGLIIRIAGLIWFVRGAVLLTHASHPGSQGQDGLKGFMFLFAGILAVNFDNTVSVIATIFSKIAAFTLNSTRA; this is encoded by the coding sequence ATGAGTGGAAATATTGATTTAATTGCAATGCTCGGTAACTTAAGCCGATCCCTTTTTCCAGTCCAATCTGTGATTGTTGGCATTGCTTATATGCTTGGTATTCTCTTTTTTATTACAGCGTTGCAAAAACTGCGAAAAATTGGAGATGAGCGGGCAAATTCCTCATCACAAGAAAGTATTTTTGTGCCTATGGCTTATATTTTATTAGGGGCAGCGTTACTTTTTTTACCTTCTGCTTTAGAAGCACTCTCTAATACGACCTTTGGTGTTGGTAATGTTTTATCTTATACTGATTACAATAAAAATAGTGTATTTGGCTCGATTGGATTGATAATTCGTATAGCTGGTTTGATTTGGTTTGTTCGCGGTGCTGTACTTCTAACCCATGCCAGTCATCCAGGCTCACAAGGTCAGGACGGACTAAAAGGATTTATGTTTTTATTTGCCGGTATTTTAGCTGTTAATTTTGATAATACAGTAAGTGTAATAGCAACTATTTTCAGTAAAATCGCTGCATTTACTTTAAATTCTACTCGTGCTTGA
- the trmB gene encoding tRNA (guanosine(46)-N7)-methyltransferase TrmB, which produces MHRTVKSFVLRAGRMSKRQQLALDKWLSHYILPVDGVAWDFQAIFGRNTEIIVEIGFGMGASLIAMAEQNPTKNFIGIEVHRAGVGSLVADLHEKEINNVRVAMCDAVAIFNQQIAAESLDGVQIFFPDPWPKKRHHKRRLIQPDFVKLITNHLKPGGFLHCATDWQDYAESMQVILSAEPTLKNSQINNSFAPRPSSRPITKFELRGNRLGHGVWDLIYLKK; this is translated from the coding sequence ATGCACCGAACTGTTAAGAGTTTTGTATTAAGAGCAGGTCGTATGAGTAAGCGTCAACAGCTTGCTTTAGATAAGTGGCTATCTCATTATATTTTACCTGTAGATGGTGTTGCTTGGGATTTTCAAGCTATTTTTGGCCGCAATACTGAAATTATTGTTGAAATTGGGTTTGGAATGGGTGCTTCGCTTATTGCTATGGCAGAGCAAAATCCTACTAAAAATTTTATTGGTATTGAAGTGCACCGAGCTGGTGTTGGAAGTTTAGTAGCAGACTTACATGAAAAAGAAATTAATAATGTTCGTGTTGCGATGTGCGATGCTGTAGCTATTTTTAATCAGCAAATTGCAGCTGAATCTTTAGATGGCGTGCAAATCTTTTTTCCTGATCCATGGCCTAAAAAAAGACATCATAAGCGGCGCTTAATCCAACCAGATTTTGTTAAATTAATCACCAATCACCTAAAGCCTGGGGGATTTTTACACTGTGCAACTGACTGGCAAGATTATGCAGAGTCTATGCAGGTCATTTTATCTGCTGAGCCCACCTTAAAAAATAGTCAGATTAATAATAGTTTTGCACCACGGCCTAGTTCAAGACCCATTACGAAATTTGAATTAAGGGGTAATCGCTTAGGGCATGGCGTTTGGGATTTAATTTATTTGAAAAAGTAA
- the hpf gene encoding ribosome hibernation-promoting factor, HPF/YfiA family yields the protein MQITFTGHQMEMTSALKSYTEEKLSKLTHHFDNITAINVVFNIEKLAQIAEATIHVAKATFHARAEHDDMYVAINNLVEKLDQQLIKHKEKLRTH from the coding sequence ATGCAAATAACCTTCACAGGCCATCAAATGGAAATGACGTCAGCATTAAAATCTTATACTGAGGAAAAACTTAGTAAATTAACTCATCATTTTGATAATATTACTGCTATTAATGTCGTTTTTAATATTGAGAAATTAGCACAAATTGCTGAAGCAACTATCCATGTTGCCAAAGCTACATTTCATGCCCGGGCTGAACACGATGATATGTATGTTGCTATTAATAACTTAGTAGAAAAATTAGATCAACAGCTTATAAAGCATAAAGAAAAATTACGTACACATTAA
- the rpmG gene encoding 50S ribosomal protein L33: MAAVTIKVKMESTAGTGYYVTTTKNPRNCPDKMEFKKYDPVVRKHVVFKEKKVK, translated from the coding sequence ATGGCAGCTGTCACTATTAAAGTTAAAATGGAATCTACCGCAGGTACAGGTTATTATGTAACTACAACTAAGAATCCAAGAAATTGTCCTGATAAAATGGAATTTAAAAAGTACGATCCAGTCGTGCGTAAGCATGTAGTATTTAAAGAGAAAAAAGTAAAATAA
- a CDS encoding class I fructose-bisphosphate aldolase, translating to MYYEELANTIEQLTQDGKGILAADESNSTIGKRFASINVENSDDNRRNYRLLLATAPELEQYISGVILFEETFQHRDDNGTSIAELFTQKGIVPGIKVDKGLINLANTEGEKVTQGLDGLEERLVHFKKLGARFAKWRNVYSITQSTPSLTAMRAGAENLARYAACCQSVGIVPIVEPEVLIDGNHNIDLCAEVAEMVLHEVFKSLFIHQVELENIILKPSMVTSGKEVQPFSSPEDIADYTIGVFRNMVPAAVPSINFLSGGQTSEQATANLNAINQIGYQPWNLSFSYGRALQEDCLKIWQGNPENIEAAQAALLKRARLNSLACFGDYEPSMEKE from the coding sequence ATGTATTATGAAGAATTAGCAAATACCATAGAGCAATTAACTCAAGACGGAAAAGGAATACTTGCAGCAGATGAAAGTAATAGTACCATTGGCAAACGCTTTGCTAGTATTAATGTAGAAAATAGTGACGATAATCGCCGCAATTACCGCCTTCTTTTAGCTACAGCTCCAGAATTAGAACAATATATTAGCGGTGTCATTTTATTTGAAGAAACCTTTCAACACCGCGATGATAATGGTACATCAATTGCTGAATTATTTACTCAGAAGGGTATCGTACCAGGTATAAAAGTTGATAAAGGACTAATTAATTTAGCTAATACTGAAGGTGAAAAAGTTACCCAAGGGCTAGATGGTCTTGAAGAGCGCTTAGTTCATTTTAAAAAATTAGGTGCACGTTTTGCTAAATGGCGAAATGTCTATTCAATTACCCAATCAACTCCAAGCTTAACTGCCATGCGAGCGGGCGCTGAGAACCTAGCTCGATATGCAGCTTGTTGCCAATCTGTAGGTATTGTGCCCATTGTAGAGCCGGAAGTTTTAATTGATGGTAACCATAACATTGATTTATGCGCAGAAGTGGCTGAAATGGTACTTCATGAAGTCTTTAAATCCTTATTTATACATCAGGTTGAATTAGAAAATATTATCCTTAAACCAAGCATGGTGACTAGTGGTAAAGAAGTGCAACCTTTCAGTTCACCCGAAGATATAGCTGACTATACAATTGGTGTTTTTCGTAATATGGTGCCAGCTGCAGTACCTAGTATCAATTTCTTGTCAGGTGGCCAAACTTCTGAACAAGCGACAGCTAATCTAAATGCGATTAACCAAATTGGTTATCAACCTTGGAACTTAAGTTTTTCCTATGGTCGAGCCTTACAAGAAGATTGTCTAAAAATTTGGCAGGGAAATCCGGAAAACATTGAAGCCGCCCAAGCTGCTTTACTTAAAAGAGCTCGTTTAAATAGCTTAGCATGTTTCGGTGATTATGAGCCTAGCATGGAAAAAGAATAA
- a CDS encoding endonuclease/exonuclease/phosphatase family protein: protein MKQPRQSVSLVTYNIHKGFGVGKLRFLLPEMRYALSNLNPDFVFLQEVQGFHQRRAQRIQTWPDLPQFEYIAEKDWPHYLYAKNAIYQSGHHGNAILSKYPFVSFENINLSRQNRASRSILHGQIKLDNNQILHLLCVHLGLFKAERASQCRALVNRIIEVIPDNEPLLMAGDFNDWQMHLSKPLADALGIQEAFKVLEGQHARSFPALKPTLCIDRIYFRGLQVEKAQCFSNKPWRTLSDHLPLFAKFTIA, encoded by the coding sequence ATGAAGCAACCGCGACAAAGTGTGTCGCTGGTAACTTATAATATTCATAAAGGTTTCGGCGTTGGCAAATTAAGATTTTTGCTGCCTGAAATGCGCTATGCTTTATCTAATTTAAATCCTGATTTTGTATTTTTGCAGGAAGTTCAAGGTTTCCATCAGCGGCGTGCTCAAAGAATTCAAACTTGGCCTGATTTACCACAATTTGAGTATATTGCTGAGAAAGATTGGCCACATTATCTTTATGCTAAGAATGCTATTTATCAATCTGGACACCATGGCAATGCTATATTAAGCAAATATCCTTTTGTAAGCTTTGAAAATATTAACTTATCAAGACAAAATCGTGCTTCTAGGAGCATATTACATGGACAAATTAAATTAGATAATAACCAAATTCTACATTTATTATGTGTACATTTAGGGTTATTTAAAGCAGAACGGGCATCCCAGTGTCGGGCTTTAGTTAATCGGATTATAGAAGTAATTCCTGATAATGAGCCTCTTTTAATGGCCGGTGATTTTAATGACTGGCAGATGCATCTATCTAAACCTCTAGCAGATGCTTTAGGTATTCAAGAAGCGTTTAAAGTTCTAGAAGGGCAACATGCGCGTTCTTTTCCAGCCTTAAAACCAACCCTATGTATTGATAGAATCTATTTTCGCGGTTTACAGGTAGAAAAAGCACAGTGTTTTAGCAATAAGCCTTGGCGAACTTTATCAGATCATTTACCTTTATTTGCCAAGTTTACTATTGCTTAA
- a CDS encoding DUF3579 domain-containing protein: MTNSDVEKKKIVIEGVTEQGKTFRPSDWAERMSGNMAVFKNNRLYYSPLLQPSINTQGYKCVLLDPKLKETSPDVYQSIMEFAKKNNLKICEN; this comes from the coding sequence ATGACGAATTCTGATGTTGAAAAGAAAAAAATTGTGATTGAAGGTGTTACGGAGCAAGGTAAGACTTTTCGCCCAAGTGATTGGGCTGAGCGTATGAGTGGGAACATGGCTGTCTTTAAAAATAATCGTCTTTATTATTCGCCTCTCCTGCAGCCTAGTATTAATACCCAAGGTTATAAATGCGTCTTATTAGACCCTAAATTAAAAGAAACGAGCCCCGATGTTTATCAATCTATTATGGAATTTGCAAAAAAGAACAATCTTAAGATCTGTGAAAATTAA
- a CDS encoding HPr family phosphocarrier protein, producing the protein MIETNVRIINKLGLHARASAKFVSTAAKFQSQIEVIKQSQKVDGKSIMGVMMLAATQGSELIIKINGPDEKDMEKALVELINNRFDEPE; encoded by the coding sequence ATGATTGAAACAAATGTTCGAATTATTAACAAACTAGGACTTCATGCACGCGCCTCAGCCAAATTTGTTTCTACGGCAGCCAAATTTCAAAGCCAAATTGAAGTGATTAAGCAATCTCAAAAAGTAGATGGCAAAAGTATTATGGGCGTTATGATGCTTGCTGCTACACAAGGTTCTGAACTAATTATTAAAATTAATGGCCCAGATGAAAAAGATATGGAAAAAGCGCTAGTTGAGCTTATTAATAATCGTTTTGATGAACCGGAATAA
- a CDS encoding PTS sugar transporter subunit IIA has translation MNLGYFITPQNVYIDLTSQSKTAVFHKISELFTTTMPELNFNELFDAFWQRELLGSTAIGHGIIIPHIRIPAINQPKACLIKLVNPVDFGAEDKQPADLVVSLIVPPNQEEHHLTILAAIIKQFSDPSFRNACRKANNAESLYALVVNGTLETQAS, from the coding sequence ATGAACCTTGGTTATTTTATTACTCCTCAGAACGTTTATATAGACTTAACTTCTCAAAGTAAGACAGCTGTTTTTCATAAAATTAGTGAGCTATTTACAACAACAATGCCTGAGCTTAACTTTAATGAGTTATTTGATGCCTTTTGGCAACGAGAACTTTTAGGAAGCACAGCAATTGGTCATGGAATTATTATCCCACACATACGGATTCCAGCAATAAATCAACCAAAAGCTTGCCTTATTAAGTTAGTAAACCCGGTCGATTTTGGCGCAGAAGATAAACAACCTGCCGATTTAGTTGTATCTCTTATTGTCCCACCTAATCAAGAAGAGCATCATTTAACAATTCTTGCTGCAATTATTAAACAATTTAGTGATCCAAGCTTCAGAAATGCTTGCCGAAAAGCAAATAATGCGGAATCATTATACGCTCTTGTAGTAAACGGTACACTAGAGACACAAGCTTCTTAA
- a CDS encoding RNA polymerase factor sigma-54 produces MKPSLQLSIGQQLTLTPQLQQAIRLLQLSTIDLQQEIQQAVESNPLLEVLPNEEKEDISDNSSRNVEDNDFQWSQLYNLNKRSNFEDTDFNYENLYCTTTNLQEHLRWQLELTPMTDIDRVIATAIIDAIDDDGFLTQSVSELHTSLNSDTYPLDIEEIEAVRHRLQLFDPVGCATLNLAESLLAQLSQLPEYDKDIELTKAIVKNDLELLGQHNYRQLIKNYHVNEDIINRVLQIIHQLHPKPGSLIQQNNVEYIIPDVIVKKIDGTWQVFLNQTTLPRLTINNQYASMIQRANTSADNQFLKNNLQEARWFLKSIQSRQETLLKVARCIVDRQLEFLEHGEEAMKPLILNDIAVALDMHESTISRVTTKKFMHTPRGVFELKYFFSSHVATVNGGECSSTAIRAVIKKIIASENRQKPLSDSKIAQLISEQGIKVARRTVAKYREAMCIAPSNERKIIRS; encoded by the coding sequence ATGAAACCCTCGTTGCAACTTAGTATTGGTCAACAACTGACGCTTACTCCTCAGCTTCAGCAAGCTATACGCTTGCTCCAATTATCTACTATCGATTTACAACAAGAAATACAACAAGCTGTTGAATCAAATCCTTTGCTTGAAGTTTTACCTAACGAAGAAAAGGAAGATATTAGCGATAACTCCTCACGAAATGTAGAAGATAATGATTTTCAATGGTCACAACTTTATAATCTTAATAAACGCAGTAATTTTGAAGATACAGATTTTAATTATGAAAATTTATACTGTACAACGACTAATTTACAAGAACATTTACGTTGGCAATTAGAATTAACACCAATGACGGATATCGATCGCGTTATTGCGACAGCTATTATTGATGCAATAGACGATGATGGATTTTTAACTCAATCAGTCAGCGAGCTACATACAAGTTTAAATAGTGATACCTACCCTCTGGATATTGAAGAAATTGAAGCTGTTCGACATCGGTTACAATTATTTGATCCAGTAGGGTGCGCCACTCTCAACCTTGCTGAATCGCTCTTAGCACAGCTTAGTCAATTACCTGAATATGATAAAGATATTGAGTTAACTAAGGCCATTGTTAAAAATGACTTAGAGCTATTAGGACAGCATAATTATCGGCAACTAATAAAGAATTATCATGTTAATGAAGATATTATTAATCGCGTTTTACAAATTATTCATCAATTACATCCTAAACCAGGTAGTTTAATCCAACAAAATAATGTGGAATATATCATTCCAGATGTCATTGTAAAAAAAATAGATGGAACTTGGCAGGTTTTCTTAAATCAGACAACCCTCCCCCGTTTGACAATTAATAATCAGTATGCATCTATGATTCAACGTGCTAATACTAGTGCTGATAATCAGTTTTTAAAAAATAATCTTCAAGAAGCACGATGGTTTTTAAAAAGTATTCAAAGTCGTCAGGAGACATTACTTAAAGTAGCTCGTTGTATTGTCGATAGGCAGCTTGAATTCTTAGAGCATGGCGAAGAAGCTATGAAACCGCTTATACTCAATGATATTGCTGTAGCTCTAGATATGCATGAATCTACTATTTCACGAGTAACAACAAAGAAATTTATGCATACACCGCGTGGAGTCTTTGAATTAAAATACTTTTTCTCAAGCCATGTGGCAACAGTTAATGGAGGAGAATGCTCTTCTACCGCTATACGTGCTGTAATTAAGAAAATAATCGCTTCAGAAAATCGCCAAAAGCCTCTTAGTGATAGTAAAATTGCACAGTTAATTAGTGAGCAAGGAATTAAAGTTGCCCGACGAACCGTGGCAAAATATCGTGAAGCAATGTGTATTGCTCCATCTAATGAACGTAAAATAATCCGTAGTTAA
- a CDS encoding ferredoxin--NADP reductase yields the protein MQANLFPITLIEAFMLSPNVKHFIFKADKTPPFTYIPGQFITIHFERDGKLLKRSYSIANIPSQDNYIEFAAGYVEGGPGTDLLFNLAPGDVININGPFGRLILKDELPKRYILAATSTGVTPYRAMLKELDNRLKQHHELNVLIMLGVQRPEDALYESEFLDLAKAYPNQVSFRVQLSRANDINLQSHQFRGYIQHAFPEIALNPVEDVVYLCGNPGMIDECFEELKNRGFAMQQIIREKYISATTR from the coding sequence ATGCAAGCAAATTTATTTCCTATTACCTTAATAGAAGCTTTCATGCTCTCGCCCAATGTAAAACATTTTATTTTTAAGGCAGATAAAACCCCACCTTTTACTTATATTCCGGGGCAATTTATTACTATTCATTTTGAGCGAGATGGCAAATTACTTAAACGTAGTTATAGTATAGCTAACATACCTAGCCAAGATAATTATATTGAATTTGCCGCAGGGTATGTTGAGGGAGGGCCTGGAACCGATTTATTATTTAATTTAGCGCCAGGGGACGTAATTAATATTAACGGACCTTTTGGACGCTTAATTTTGAAAGATGAATTACCCAAGCGCTATATTTTAGCAGCAACGAGCACAGGTGTAACACCTTATCGCGCAATGCTTAAAGAACTTGATAATCGGCTTAAGCAGCATCATGAGCTAAACGTACTAATTATGTTAGGTGTTCAACGACCAGAAGATGCACTTTATGAGTCAGAGTTCCTAGATTTGGCGAAAGCTTATCCAAACCAAGTCTCTTTTAGAGTACAATTAAGCCGCGCTAATGATATAAATCTACAATCGCATCAGTTTAGGGGCTATATTCAACACGCTTTTCCCGAAATAGCATTAAACCCTGTTGAAGATGTAGTTTATTTATGTGGCAATCCAGGTATGATTGATGAGTGCTTTGAAGAATTAAAAAATCGTGGTTTTGCAATGCAACAAATCATTCGCGAAAAATATATTTCTGCTACTACGAGGTAG
- a CDS encoding alpha/beta fold hydrolase — protein sequence MDELKLTIPGFTIAARTWGRNDLPPLLAIHGWLDNANSFELLAPYLAKDFYVIAIDLPGHGLSSHLYEGGYYHFIDGVFTLINIIDALHIKKINLLGHSLGACLASILAGIAPTRISTVALIEGLGPLSRPEDTCLEQLSSYLFKGIEKKHSKPKLYSSLELAAQARAARGFLSLELVRLLCSRGLSESNGKFYWHHDRRLVYPSPLRLTEAQVISCLSGITSPTCLILTEQGSLFNENDIQQRIAAVKNLKIMKVRGGHHLHMENPSVVAQHLDNFYRSI from the coding sequence ATGGATGAGCTCAAATTAACTATACCAGGCTTTACTATTGCAGCTAGAACCTGGGGAAGGAATGATTTACCGCCGCTGCTAGCTATTCATGGCTGGTTAGATAACGCTAATTCTTTTGAACTTCTGGCGCCCTATCTTGCTAAAGATTTTTACGTTATTGCCATTGACTTACCAGGCCATGGATTATCCTCTCATTTATATGAAGGGGGTTATTACCATTTTATTGATGGCGTTTTTACCTTAATTAATATTATTGATGCGCTTCATATTAAAAAAATTAACCTACTGGGTCACTCGCTAGGCGCTTGTTTAGCGAGTATATTAGCAGGTATTGCTCCAACACGTATTTCTACTGTCGCTTTAATTGAAGGACTTGGCCCCCTTTCTCGCCCTGAAGATACTTGTCTTGAACAATTATCATCTTATCTATTTAAAGGCATTGAGAAAAAACATTCAAAACCTAAATTATATTCTTCTCTAGAGCTAGCAGCTCAAGCAAGAGCTGCACGTGGGTTTCTCTCCCTTGAACTGGTACGACTTTTATGCTCACGTGGATTAAGTGAAAGCAATGGTAAATTTTACTGGCATCATGATCGTCGCTTAGTTTACCCAAGTCCTTTACGTCTTACAGAAGCACAAGTTATTTCTTGTCTCTCAGGCATTACATCGCCAACATGCTTAATACTTACTGAGCAAGGATCATTATTTAATGAAAATGATATTCAACAGCGAATTGCAGCCGTTAAAAATTTAAAGATTATGAAAGTAAGAGGCGGACATCATTTACATATGGAAAATCCAAGTGTTGTAGCACAACACTTGGATAATTTTTATAGAAGTATTTAG
- the pssA gene encoding CDP-diacylglycerol--serine O-phosphatidyltransferase, with product MNSRENSSGVYLLPNLFTTASLFAAFYAIVASFKSQYEAAIIAIFIGMIADSLDGRIARLTNTQSAFGAQYDSLSDMVTFGVAPALLLYSSTLQQLGKIGWLVAFIYTATVALRLARFNTKVGTVDKRYFQGLACPAAAALVSSFVWLCHQHQNHHIIISLITAMLTIIASALMVSNIRYHSFKEVDFKGHVPFLYLLLMIILFVAIAANPSLILFTGFVIYALSGPIQLLIKLKRIHSQKKSSNE from the coding sequence ATGAATTCAAGAGAAAATTCATCTGGTGTTTATTTATTACCTAATCTTTTTACTACAGCAAGTTTATTTGCAGCTTTTTACGCAATTGTTGCATCATTTAAAAGCCAATATGAAGCAGCAATTATTGCAATTTTCATTGGTATGATTGCTGATAGTTTAGATGGTCGTATAGCCCGTTTAACAAATACTCAATCGGCCTTTGGCGCCCAGTATGATAGTCTTTCAGACATGGTAACGTTTGGTGTTGCGCCAGCTTTATTATTATATAGCTCGACTTTACAGCAGTTAGGTAAGATTGGGTGGTTAGTTGCCTTTATTTATACAGCAACAGTTGCATTACGGCTTGCACGTTTTAATACTAAGGTAGGCACGGTTGATAAACGTTATTTTCAAGGGCTTGCTTGTCCTGCAGCAGCAGCTTTAGTTTCTTCTTTTGTTTGGCTTTGTCATCAGCATCAAAATCATCATATTATAATATCCTTAATAACAGCAATGCTAACGATTATTGCATCGGCGCTTATGGTAAGTAATATTCGTTATCACAGCTTTAAAGAAGTAGATTTTAAGGGGCATGTTCCCTTTTTATATTTATTATTAATGATTATCTTATTTGTAGCTATCGCTGCTAATCCTTCTTTAATTTTATTTACAGGATTTGTTATCTATGCTTTATCCGGGCCTATACAATTATTAATAAAATTAAAAAGAATTCACAGCCAGAAAAAATCCTCTAACGAGTAA